In one Amaranthus tricolor cultivar Red isolate AtriRed21 chromosome 8, ASM2621246v1, whole genome shotgun sequence genomic region, the following are encoded:
- the LOC130820829 gene encoding uncharacterized protein LOC130820829 isoform X2, whose protein sequence is MSISKVVNTSSIMAVQRAAHLPNRDLGLRGSSSEPLSHVTPSRVTVPSLTILVSSLVSGLRSSAIAPLSPQSAMVESQANLYSSWAAVVHDGSHVACAPPVASPVSVPLVNNATIPQPVSKFVEGYEKFW, encoded by the coding sequence ATGTCGATTTCGAAGGTTGTGAATACCAGTTCTATTATGGCGGTCCAAAGGGCAGCTCATCTTCCTAATCGAGATTTGGGCCTACGTGGTTCATCCTCTGAGCCATTGTCTCATGTCACGCCTTCTAGGGTTACTGTTCCATCTTTGACTATACTTGTTTCTTCGTTGGTTTCAGGCCTGAGATCTTCTGCTATTGCTCCTCTTAGTCCTCAATCTGCTATGGTTGAATCTCAGGCGAATCTATACTCGAGCTGGGCTGCGGTGGTTCATGATGGTTCTCATGTTGCATGTGCTCCTCCCGTTGCTTCCCCTGTTTCAGTTCCTTTGGTGAATAATGCTACCATTCCACAACCTGTGTCCAAATTTGTAGAAG